In the Alteromonas sp. M12 genome, one interval contains:
- a CDS encoding fatty acid cis/trans isomerase — protein sequence MQYKQKRWIKMFIGIILICSGCATIANLDLNRLYGEENTDNRINATTEQSSPDSAATVFYETEVAPVINARCVVCHACYDAPCQLKMTHPEGIERGANKEKVYHGSRIIAATPNRLFIDAQSSSEWRERGFYPVLNEREQSAVANTQASVLAKMLTLKKQNPLPADKLLDERFDVSIDRSQQCPTVQEFEGYAQSQAFGGMPYALPELSDDEHNTLINWIERGAYMPAPAPISVAEQQAVQQLEDFLNAESLKEQLTARYIYEHLFSSHLYFSELSDDDVQPQFFNMVRSRTPSGQPIEIIASRRPFDDPKVERVYYRLFPVHSTIVNKTHQPYAINKILTDKWQKWFIEADYTVTKMPSYEPKIAANPLTAFSQLPVNARYRFMLERAQNTIMGYIKGPVCRGQVALNVINDRFWVYFVKPEVAASPQINRFYETQKDNLRLPAEKQSTAFAVTWIEYASRQGDYMRARQNFMNTELEKDYHFSPDDIWDGDGENQNATLTVFRHFDNATVIKGLVGEPPKTAWVIDYALLERIHYLLVAGFDVYGNYGHQLMTRLYMDFLRMEGETNFLAFLPPDSRREELASWYQKSGPELTSFFEGNVHIFDQPSGIEFKTKNHKQELFDIFAEHLKKVQPVRYQLKESELTGKSKALLAQLANIKGKSASVLPELSMIMVEPNDGKQPEIFTLVRNSAHFNVNSLFSESANRDPKNDDVTLVHGLLGSYPDAFWRVKETELAPMVALAQKIETEQDYAAFLDSFAVRRTAADFWQFSDKLNQIFKQQNPIEAGWLDYNRLENR from the coding sequence ATGCAGTACAAACAGAAAAGATGGATCAAGATGTTCATCGGCATCATTCTGATATGTTCAGGATGTGCAACTATCGCAAACCTTGATTTAAACCGACTTTACGGTGAAGAAAATACCGATAACCGGATCAATGCAACAACTGAACAATCTTCGCCAGACAGCGCCGCCACAGTTTTTTATGAGACCGAAGTTGCACCTGTTATAAATGCGCGTTGTGTGGTTTGTCATGCTTGTTATGACGCCCCTTGTCAGTTAAAAATGACACACCCTGAAGGCATCGAGCGAGGTGCAAATAAAGAGAAGGTCTATCACGGCTCACGTATTATTGCCGCCACGCCTAATCGACTTTTTATTGATGCGCAAAGCTCAAGTGAATGGCGAGAGCGGGGATTCTATCCAGTATTAAATGAGCGCGAACAGTCAGCTGTGGCTAACACTCAAGCTTCGGTGTTAGCAAAAATGCTCACCTTGAAAAAGCAAAACCCGTTACCAGCCGATAAATTGTTAGATGAGCGCTTTGATGTCAGTATCGACCGCAGCCAACAATGTCCCACAGTGCAAGAGTTCGAAGGTTATGCCCAAAGCCAAGCATTTGGAGGGATGCCTTATGCGCTGCCTGAATTGAGCGATGATGAACATAACACCTTAATCAATTGGATTGAACGAGGTGCTTACATGCCAGCGCCAGCGCCTATTTCGGTTGCAGAACAACAGGCGGTGCAGCAACTAGAAGATTTTTTAAACGCTGAGAGTTTGAAAGAGCAATTGACCGCTCGTTACATTTACGAGCATTTGTTTAGCTCTCATCTGTATTTCAGTGAGCTAAGTGATGACGATGTTCAACCGCAGTTTTTCAATATGGTACGTTCTCGAACGCCCTCTGGGCAGCCGATAGAAATTATTGCTAGTCGTCGTCCGTTTGATGATCCTAAGGTAGAGCGGGTTTATTACCGCTTGTTCCCAGTGCACTCAACAATAGTCAATAAAACCCATCAACCTTATGCCATCAACAAAATTCTGACCGACAAATGGCAAAAATGGTTTATTGAAGCGGATTATACAGTCACAAAAATGCCTAGCTACGAGCCGAAAATCGCAGCCAATCCGTTAACCGCGTTTAGTCAATTACCGGTCAACGCTCGTTATCGTTTTATGTTAGAGCGTGCACAAAATACTATTATGGGGTACATCAAAGGTCCCGTTTGTCGCGGACAAGTCGCGTTGAATGTGATTAACGACAGGTTTTGGGTGTATTTTGTAAAGCCAGAAGTAGCCGCTTCCCCTCAGATCAATCGATTTTATGAAACACAAAAAGACAACCTGCGTTTACCTGCTGAAAAACAAAGTACCGCTTTTGCTGTAACTTGGATCGAATACGCTTCTCGTCAAGGTGATTACATGCGGGCCAGGCAAAACTTCATGAACACTGAACTGGAAAAAGACTACCACTTTAGCCCTGACGATATTTGGGATGGTGATGGTGAAAATCAAAATGCCACATTGACGGTATTTCGTCACTTTGACAATGCTACCGTGATCAAAGGTTTAGTAGGTGAACCGCCTAAAACAGCGTGGGTTATTGACTATGCCCTGCTGGAACGTATTCATTACTTGTTGGTCGCAGGCTTTGATGTGTATGGTAACTATGGTCATCAACTGATGACTCGTTTATACATGGATTTTTTACGTATGGAAGGGGAAACTAATTTCTTAGCATTTTTACCACCAGATAGTCGGCGTGAAGAGTTGGCTTCTTGGTATCAAAAATCTGGTCCCGAATTGACGTCATTTTTTGAAGGTAATGTGCATATTTTTGATCAACCAAGTGGCATTGAATTTAAGACCAAGAATCATAAACAAGAGCTATTTGATATTTTTGCGGAACACTTAAAAAAGGTGCAACCTGTTCGTTACCAATTGAAAGAGAGTGAGCTAACAGGCAAAAGCAAGGCGCTGCTGGCTCAGTTAGCCAATATTAAAGGAAAAAGTGCGTCTGTATTGCCGGAATTAAGCATGATTATGGTTGAACCAAACGATGGCAAACAACCAGAAATTTTTACTCTTGTACGTAACAGTGCGCATTTTAATGTGAATAGCTTATTTTCTGAAAGTGCCAATCGAGATCCAAAAAATGATGACGTAACCTTAGTGCATGGATTGCTCGGTAGTTACCCAGATGCGTTCTGGCGAGTCAAAGAAACTGAGCTTGCTCCCATGGTCGCATTGGCGCAAAAAATTGAAACAGAACAAGATTATGCCGCATTTTTAGACTCATTTGCAGTGCGTCGAACCGCTGCAGACTTCTGGCAATTTAGTGATAAGCTAAACCAAATTTTCAAGCAGCAGAACCCTATCGAAGCAGGCTGGTTAGATTACAACAGGTTGGAAAATCGTTGA
- a CDS encoding efflux transporter outer membrane subunit, producing the protein MRKFSLPNKGVARLLPIAGALILAGCSTLSPEYTRSELPVAQTWENAPQAQTPGLSDQQAAQVPWKSFIKDPRLTQVIELALKSNRSLRQTLADVEAARATYRIQDAELYPQINAGLSGNRTKASSGNISTTYQAEVGLSSYEIDLFGKNRSLSAVQMEAYLSSQETAKAAKISLIGEITSAWLTLAADKNQLKLAQETATNAQKTMDITNKRLEMGIDSRIDVASAETIYYNARSDIASYTTQVAQDLNALRLLVGEQLDDSLLPELLPSSESLVTDVPVGLSSSVLLQRPDVLAAEHTLKSANANIGVARAAYFPTLSLTATGGLASSVLADIFSGGASSIWTLAPSISLPIFDGGSNDANLAYSEAQQQKYLAAYEYTIQSAFSEVADALARRATIQEQLNSQKSLVLAATRSYVLSLARYKGGIDNFQSVLEAQRTMYQANQSLILTKQADLENRITLYRVLGGGLAEEKTA; encoded by the coding sequence ATGCGTAAATTCTCTTTACCTAACAAGGGTGTCGCTCGTTTATTACCTATTGCTGGTGCTTTGATATTGGCAGGTTGTAGTACTTTATCGCCTGAATATACACGTTCAGAACTGCCTGTTGCACAGACATGGGAAAATGCTCCCCAAGCGCAGACTCCCGGTTTATCAGACCAACAGGCCGCGCAGGTGCCGTGGAAAAGCTTTATTAAAGATCCACGCTTAACTCAGGTTATTGAACTTGCCCTGAAAAGTAATAGAAGCTTGCGCCAAACTTTAGCCGATGTAGAAGCTGCCCGAGCAACTTATCGAATCCAAGATGCAGAACTGTATCCGCAGATAAATGCAGGATTAAGCGGTAATCGTACTAAGGCTTCGTCAGGAAATATTAGTACGACCTACCAAGCTGAAGTTGGTTTAAGTAGTTACGAAATAGATCTGTTTGGCAAAAACCGCAGTTTAAGTGCGGTGCAAATGGAAGCTTATTTGTCGAGTCAAGAAACGGCAAAGGCGGCAAAAATTTCACTGATTGGTGAAATTACCAGTGCTTGGTTAACCTTGGCCGCTGATAAAAACCAGCTCAAATTGGCTCAGGAAACGGCCACTAACGCGCAAAAAACCATGGATATAACCAATAAAAGGTTAGAAATGGGAATCGATTCTAGAATCGATGTGGCCAGCGCTGAAACCATTTATTATAACGCCCGTTCTGATATTGCTAGTTATACAACCCAAGTGGCGCAAGATCTGAATGCACTGCGTTTGCTTGTGGGCGAGCAACTAGACGACAGTTTATTGCCAGAACTATTACCAAGTAGCGAAAGTTTAGTCACAGATGTACCTGTTGGCTTGTCATCATCTGTATTGTTGCAGCGTCCCGATGTATTGGCAGCTGAGCATACTTTGAAATCGGCCAATGCCAATATTGGTGTAGCTAGAGCAGCCTATTTCCCAACGTTATCTTTAACCGCAACCGGTGGTTTGGCTAGCTCGGTACTCGCAGATATATTCAGCGGCGGTGCAAGTTCAATCTGGACCCTTGCACCTAGTATCAGCTTGCCAATATTTGACGGTGGATCTAATGATGCCAACTTAGCGTACAGCGAAGCTCAGCAACAGAAGTACTTAGCCGCATATGAATACACTATTCAAAGCGCGTTCTCAGAGGTCGCCGATGCGTTAGCACGCAGAGCAACTATTCAAGAGCAGCTAAATAGTCAAAAATCCTTGGTGTTGGCTGCAACTCGCAGTTACGTTTTATCCCTTGCCCGCTATAAAGGTGGTATCGATAACTTTCAAAGCGTTTTAGAAGCACAGCGAACAATGTATCAAGCCAATCAATCGCTGATTCTGACCAAACAAGCCGACTTGGAAAATCGTATCACTTTGTATCGAGTTTTGGGTGGCGGACTAGCTGAAGAGAAAACTGCGTAA
- a CDS encoding sigma-54-dependent Fis family transcriptional regulator — MRQAPQLKSTNDVIAFMTGNFQKRDVKPNEMIVNSWQRSILKYGLDPHKQSEVEILSSSEMQQQLQRQEDFLNIAKHGVTGLAKRISNAGFSVVLTDETGLTLDAKIPNSIREKCQKSGLRVGAGWSEKQVGTNGIGTCLAEKESIIVHQHEHFFAEQSQLSCSVTPIFDPMGELRGCLNASCLGASKNKENQFLTLQMVMMYGRMIENSYFRQAYRNQITMSIKPTESFADLIQEQLLAVNERGIIVGANRSAFAEYDSLLPADQQLPGSQIEDIVGQSIDELLTKSKGGGVVVRSFSPKMLEEIEIGLRVPSGKLNSVHTVAERKPTESLAMKAHPTLQQLAGEDPVAQSQIKQIMRVINKDIPFLITGETGTGKEAFARAIHRASDRSDGPFIALNCAAIPESLIESELFGYRSGTFTGANKKGMKGKLELAHGGTIFLDEIGDMPIQLQTRLLRVLAERETIPLGASEPTHIDIQVISATHQNLHELIGQKLFREDFYYRLNGMSIELPNLRDRKDKDFIINYLLNNLNSEQQIQVSEQARSILHSYHWPGNIRQLVSALKFAEALSEDNKIEVDCLPKDIVSANIQLENKAPIEDSVEQNKTLSNYVGNQEGQHLLETLKKYRWNITQVSEELNICRSTVYRKMRKYNIVQPNEIY; from the coding sequence ATGAGACAAGCACCTCAGCTCAAATCGACAAACGATGTTATCGCTTTTATGACCGGAAATTTTCAAAAACGAGATGTAAAACCGAATGAAATGATCGTCAATTCTTGGCAGCGAAGTATTTTGAAATATGGCCTTGACCCGCATAAACAAAGCGAAGTAGAGATTTTATCTAGTAGTGAAATGCAACAACAGTTGCAGCGACAAGAAGACTTTTTAAATATTGCAAAGCATGGTGTTACTGGCCTTGCAAAACGAATTTCAAATGCCGGTTTTTCTGTTGTTTTAACCGATGAAACAGGCTTAACTTTAGACGCTAAAATACCTAATAGTATTCGTGAAAAATGTCAGAAATCTGGATTACGAGTTGGAGCTGGATGGTCAGAAAAACAAGTTGGAACAAATGGAATTGGTACTTGTTTAGCTGAAAAAGAGTCAATTATCGTTCATCAACACGAACATTTTTTTGCTGAACAAAGCCAATTGAGTTGCTCAGTCACACCTATTTTCGATCCAATGGGTGAATTAAGAGGTTGCTTAAATGCCTCTTGTTTAGGTGCTTCGAAAAACAAAGAAAACCAATTTTTGACCTTACAAATGGTAATGATGTACGGACGAATGATCGAAAATAGTTATTTTCGACAAGCATATCGCAATCAAATCACCATGAGTATTAAACCAACAGAAAGCTTTGCAGATCTCATTCAAGAACAACTCTTAGCGGTGAATGAACGAGGTATCATCGTAGGTGCAAATCGTTCTGCTTTCGCTGAATACGATTCATTATTGCCTGCAGATCAACAACTTCCGGGCAGTCAAATAGAAGATATCGTTGGTCAATCAATTGATGAGTTGCTTACCAAAAGTAAAGGTGGCGGCGTCGTCGTGCGATCCTTCTCGCCTAAGATGCTAGAGGAAATTGAGATTGGCTTACGGGTTCCATCTGGCAAGTTAAACAGTGTACACACTGTTGCAGAACGAAAACCCACAGAAAGCTTAGCAATGAAAGCGCACCCGACTTTGCAACAGCTCGCGGGGGAAGACCCCGTTGCACAGTCGCAAATTAAACAAATCATGCGGGTCATTAATAAAGATATTCCATTCCTGATTACCGGTGAAACGGGTACAGGAAAAGAAGCTTTTGCACGCGCAATTCATCGTGCAAGCGACCGTTCTGATGGACCTTTCATCGCCCTCAATTGTGCAGCTATTCCAGAATCTTTGATCGAAAGCGAATTATTCGGTTACCGCAGCGGTACTTTTACTGGTGCGAATAAAAAGGGAATGAAAGGTAAATTGGAGTTGGCCCACGGAGGCACTATATTTCTGGACGAAATAGGTGATATGCCGATCCAACTGCAAACCCGTTTGTTACGGGTTTTAGCTGAGAGGGAGACCATCCCACTAGGCGCTTCTGAGCCGACGCATATCGATATTCAAGTTATCTCAGCTACCCACCAAAATTTGCACGAATTAATTGGCCAAAAATTGTTTCGGGAAGATTTTTATTATCGTTTAAACGGTATGTCTATCGAATTACCAAACTTAAGAGATAGAAAAGACAAAGATTTTATAATTAATTATCTGTTGAACAATCTAAATTCTGAGCAACAAATCCAAGTCTCCGAGCAGGCACGGAGTATTTTGCACAGTTATCATTGGCCTGGCAATATCCGCCAGTTAGTCAGCGCTCTAAAGTTTGCAGAAGCGTTATCCGAAGACAATAAAATTGAAGTAGACTGCCTCCCCAAAGACATAGTAAGTGCCAACATACAATTAGAAAACAAAGCTCCAATTGAAGACTCTGTTGAGCAAAATAAAACACTTTCAAATTATGTGGGAAATCAGGAAGGACAGCATTTACTAGAAACCCTTAAAAAGTATCGTTGGAATATCACTCAAGTGTCAGAAGAGTTGAATATTTGCCGCTCCACTGTATATCGAAAAATGCGCAAATATAACATCGTTCAACCTAACGAAATTTACTAG
- a CDS encoding response regulator transcription factor, with product MMNVLLVEDDIDLATTIVDYLEIESIECDHASNGLMGLSLIESNHYQMIILDINMPKMDGLTLCSTLRERGMDIPILMLTARDSLDNKLQGFEAGSDDYLVKPFAMKELVARVQVLAKRRSGEVKKLAVGDLSLDLSQHTAHLKQNTLKLSPIAFKILEVLVRTSPQAVSRQQLMQQVWGDEQPDSNSLKVHIHHLRKQLDVEQSNVKLETVSGVGFAIKVDSEGN from the coding sequence ATCATGAACGTATTGTTAGTTGAAGATGATATCGACCTTGCCACAACCATAGTTGATTATCTTGAGATCGAGTCTATCGAGTGCGATCACGCAAGTAATGGTTTAATGGGATTAAGTTTAATCGAAAGTAATCATTACCAAATGATAATACTTGATATTAACATGCCTAAAATGGATGGTTTAACGCTATGCAGCACCCTACGGGAAAGAGGCATGGATATTCCTATTTTGATGTTAACCGCCCGAGATAGCCTTGATAACAAATTACAGGGTTTCGAGGCGGGTAGTGATGATTATTTGGTTAAACCCTTTGCCATGAAAGAGCTGGTGGCACGGGTACAAGTGCTTGCAAAACGGCGAAGCGGAGAAGTTAAAAAGTTAGCCGTTGGTGATTTAAGTTTAGATTTAAGCCAACACACTGCACATTTAAAGCAGAATACGCTAAAACTTTCGCCAATCGCATTTAAGATACTCGAGGTCTTGGTGCGGACCAGTCCGCAAGCTGTGAGTCGGCAACAACTTATGCAACAGGTTTGGGGCGACGAACAACCAGACAGTAACAGCCTAAAAGTACATATCCATCATCTACGAAAGCAGTTGGATGTTGAGCAGAGTAATGTAAAACTTGAAACTGTGTCAGGTGTTGGTTTTGCCATTAAAGTGGATAGTGAAGGAAATTAA
- a CDS encoding HAMP domain-containing sensor histidine kinase, whose protein sequence is MKIRPSLKLHFFFSVVLLGSSMVIGFSFLSVNYFVDGLDRSLNGIMFEIAKTTEVEDQHPKIIAGIHVASRWQDTPELIRQHFPNPPSEVGQLLKIKDQATILSMPKNLYFVVLYHGPNGEERFISKVMLEKDFVPNYSDLHPTNRLIWTAIVAIIAILLFALLLVMIMLKVTKPLESLKSWAKSLDKYNLHSPPPDFTFNELNVLASLVQSSLVSAHQSLEREQRFLSYASHELRTPIAVIRSNVDLLQRINEKVPTSEKQKLTLERIQRAGLTMTNLTDTFLWLSRNEELNVAPETVKLDEKIRQACCDLNYLLSGKDVEVKVETEECEVNTVAVACHIVINNLIRNAYQHTQHGEVKIEQQGSRVIIINTNTSNDNTSPMVDSNDSKVAFGYGYGLGLQLSEKIINHHEWHYEKTSTPGFYQVTIDFNGHN, encoded by the coding sequence GTGAAAATCAGGCCAAGTCTTAAGCTACACTTTTTTTTTAGCGTCGTATTGCTTGGCTCCTCTATGGTCATTGGTTTTTCGTTTTTAAGTGTTAACTACTTTGTGGATGGGCTCGACAGGAGTCTAAATGGCATAATGTTCGAAATCGCCAAAACCACTGAAGTTGAAGATCAACATCCTAAAATTATCGCCGGCATTCATGTTGCTAGTCGTTGGCAAGATACCCCTGAACTCATACGGCAACATTTCCCCAATCCACCGTCGGAAGTAGGACAGTTACTCAAGATAAAAGACCAAGCCACTATTTTATCCATGCCTAAAAATCTGTACTTTGTGGTTTTGTACCATGGCCCTAATGGTGAAGAAAGATTCATATCTAAGGTCATGCTAGAAAAAGACTTTGTGCCAAATTACTCCGATCTGCATCCTACTAACCGCTTAATATGGACGGCTATAGTCGCTATTATCGCCATATTATTATTTGCTCTTTTACTGGTAATGATAATGCTAAAAGTCACTAAGCCTCTTGAATCATTAAAAAGTTGGGCTAAGTCTTTAGATAAATATAATCTTCATTCGCCGCCCCCTGATTTTACCTTTAACGAACTCAATGTATTGGCTTCGTTGGTGCAGAGTAGTCTGGTGTCAGCACATCAAAGTTTAGAACGAGAACAGCGTTTTCTCAGCTATGCCAGTCATGAATTGAGAACACCTATTGCAGTTATTCGAAGTAATGTTGACTTATTGCAGCGCATAAACGAGAAAGTTCCCACCAGTGAAAAGCAGAAGCTTACGTTAGAACGAATACAGCGGGCTGGTCTTACTATGACGAATCTGACGGATACATTTCTTTGGTTGAGTCGGAATGAAGAATTAAACGTAGCGCCAGAAACGGTCAAGCTGGATGAAAAAATTAGACAGGCCTGTTGTGACTTAAACTATTTGCTCAGCGGCAAAGATGTAGAGGTCAAAGTGGAAACGGAAGAGTGCGAGGTAAATACCGTCGCCGTTGCCTGCCACATTGTTATCAACAATTTAATTCGAAATGCCTATCAGCATACTCAACACGGTGAAGTGAAAATTGAACAACAAGGCAGTCGAGTGATAATCATTAACACCAATACCAGTAATGATAATACTTCACCTATGGTTGATTCGAATGATAGCAAAGTAGCTTTTGGTTACGGTTATGGATTGGGGTTACAATTAAGCGAAAAAATTATTAATCACCATGAATGGCATTATGAAAAGACCAGCACTCCTGGATTTTATCAAGTTACAATAGACTTTAACGGTCACAATTAG
- the aldA gene encoding aldehyde dehydrogenase — protein sequence MSDIPVYRNYINGEFSAEPTSTIEVFNPANGRLLSKVPNSSTEEVEQAIHAARKAQSSWAQKPAIERAGFLKKIADKVRQNAERLATVIVKEQGKTKELANVEVNFTADYIDYMAEWARRIEGEVVTSDRQGENIFVFRKPLGVVAGILPWNFPFFLIARKMAPALITGNTIVVKPSEETPNNCFEFAKLVAETDLPAGVFNVVFGTGHEVGNALSTSPKIDMISFTGSVGTGSRIMAAAAPNITKLNLELGGKAPAIVLADANVDLAVEAIKNSRVINTGQVCNCAERVYVQASVADEFTTKLSAAMSATRYGDPLAQPDIDMGPLVNKIGLDKVAKMVEFAKQQGAEVVTGGNLADLGQGFHYQPTVLTGCNSDMEIMQKEIFGPVLPVQIVADLDEAIACANASEYGLTSSVYTQNLSLAMNAISGLDYGETYINRENFEAMQGFHAGARKSGIGGADGKHGLYEYMRTHVAYIQS from the coding sequence ATGTCTGATATACCAGTTTATCGTAATTATATTAATGGTGAGTTTAGCGCTGAGCCAACATCCACCATTGAGGTGTTCAACCCTGCAAATGGCCGTTTGTTGTCTAAGGTTCCTAATTCTTCAACTGAAGAAGTTGAACAAGCTATTCATGCTGCTCGAAAAGCGCAGTCTTCATGGGCCCAAAAGCCGGCTATCGAACGCGCAGGTTTTTTAAAGAAAATCGCCGATAAAGTAAGACAGAATGCTGAAAGACTAGCTACTGTCATCGTAAAAGAGCAGGGAAAAACAAAAGAGTTAGCGAACGTAGAAGTTAACTTTACGGCCGACTACATTGATTATATGGCTGAGTGGGCACGTCGCATTGAAGGTGAAGTTGTTACTAGTGATCGACAAGGAGAAAACATCTTTGTCTTTAGGAAGCCCCTTGGCGTAGTCGCGGGAATCTTGCCGTGGAACTTTCCATTCTTTTTGATTGCAAGAAAAATGGCTCCTGCACTTATCACCGGCAATACCATTGTTGTTAAGCCAAGTGAGGAGACGCCAAACAACTGCTTCGAGTTTGCTAAACTTGTGGCTGAAACCGATCTGCCTGCTGGCGTATTCAATGTTGTTTTTGGGACAGGGCACGAGGTGGGTAATGCACTGTCTACCAGCCCTAAAATAGATATGATCAGCTTTACTGGCAGTGTAGGTACAGGTTCAAGAATAATGGCCGCTGCAGCGCCAAATATCACCAAACTTAATTTGGAGTTAGGTGGTAAAGCACCTGCAATAGTATTGGCGGATGCAAATGTTGACTTAGCTGTGGAGGCAATAAAGAACTCGCGAGTGATCAATACAGGGCAAGTTTGTAATTGTGCTGAGCGAGTCTATGTTCAGGCTTCTGTGGCCGATGAATTTACTACCAAATTGAGCGCTGCAATGTCTGCCACACGGTACGGCGATCCCTTAGCACAACCCGATATTGATATGGGACCATTGGTAAATAAAATTGGATTAGATAAAGTTGCTAAAATGGTCGAGTTTGCCAAACAGCAAGGTGCTGAAGTGGTGACTGGCGGAAATTTAGCAGATCTAGGTCAAGGTTTCCATTATCAACCAACAGTCTTGACAGGATGTAATAGCGATATGGAAATTATGCAAAAAGAGATTTTTGGCCCGGTCTTGCCTGTTCAAATTGTCGCAGATTTAGATGAAGCGATTGCTTGTGCAAATGCATCAGAATATGGACTAACATCTTCTGTTTATACTCAGAATTTAAGCCTTGCCATGAACGCGATTAGCGGCTTAGATTATGGAGAGACCTATATCAACCGGGAAAACTTTGAAGCTATGCAAGGTTTCCATGCTGGTGCTCGTAAATCAGGCATCGGAGGTGCTGATGGTAAGCACGGTTTATACGAGTATATGAGAACTCATGTGGCCTATATTCAGTCTTAA